From Phycodurus eques isolate BA_2022a chromosome 1, UOR_Pequ_1.1, whole genome shotgun sequence, one genomic window encodes:
- the LOC133413792 gene encoding twist-related protein 2-like: protein MRDEEQTGADHPVGAVVSSEENIGKPPSNACPVLVATPGFRRRKRHKGSPGTDDATAVTSIEDKPGDDIRIDTLTGPKKLKRSPQQLPSSSGPCLSPIPGPSPGGLSPLEDTHGQRVIANIRERQRTQSLNDAFASLRKIIPTLPSDKLSKIQTLKLASRYIDFLYQVLQSDEIDSKLSGCNYLAHERLSYAFSVWRMEGAWSTMSASH from the coding sequence ATGAGAGACGAGGAGCAGACTGGCGCAGATCATCCAGTGGGAGCGGTGGTTTCTAGTGAGGAGAACATCGGGAAACCACCGTCAAATGCCTGTCCTGTCCTTGTGGCAACACCGGGATTCCGCAGGCGGAAACGGCACAAAGGCTCACCTGGGACGGACGACGCCACCGCAGTCACATCAATTGAGGACAAGCCTGGAGACGACATCCGGATCGATactctgactggaccgaaaaAACTCAAAAGGAGTCCTCAACAACTGCCTTCCTCGTCGGGGCCGTGCCTTTCTCCGATTCCAGGTCCAAGTCCTGGAGGGTTGTCACCCCTCGAGGACACACATGGCCAGCGCGTGATCGCCAACATCCGGGAGCGTCAGCGGACGCAATCCCTGAATGACGCCTTCGCCTCGTTGCGCAAAATAATCCCAACGCTCCCTTCGGACAAACTGAGCAAGATTCAGACGCTTAAACTGGCGTCACGCTACATCGACTTCCTGTACCAGGTTCTACAGAGCGACGAGATAGATTCAAAGCTGAGCGGCTGTAACTACCTGGCCCATGAGAGACTAAGCTATGCCTTCTCTGTCTGGAGGATGGAGGGGGCCTGGTCCACCATGTCTGCCAGCCACTAG